One window from the genome of Candidatus Synechococcus calcipolaris G9 encodes:
- a CDS encoding cob(I)yrinic acid a,c-diamide adenosyltransferase has protein sequence MTRPGIGIQTAQIRPERMMGQLHIYDGAGKGKSQAALGVVLRSIGLGIASAWPTRVLLLRFLKGPGRTYAEDAAIEALQRGFPHLIDQVRTGRADFFNADQITKFDRQEAQRGWDIAKGAIASGLYSVIVLDELNPVLDLGLLDIHDVVNVLRRKPEHLEIISTGRGTPQSLLNIADLHSEMKPHFHPTAIDRGIEGIEIYTGDGKGKSTSALGKALQAIGKGISRDQSHRVLIMQWLKGGKGYTEDAAIAALKESYPNLVDHQRCGRDAIVWRGQQQELDYIEAERGWEIARAAIASGMYKTIILDELNPTVDLELLPVEPILQTFLRKPRDTEIIATGRCKHPPAYFDLASIHSEMICHKHYAEKGIDLKRGVDY, from the coding sequence ATGACACGCCCAGGTATCGGTATTCAAACGGCCCAGATTCGTCCCGAACGGATGATGGGTCAACTTCATATCTACGATGGGGCTGGCAAAGGAAAATCCCAGGCAGCCCTAGGGGTGGTACTTCGCTCCATTGGCTTAGGAATTGCCTCTGCTTGGCCAACACGAGTGTTATTACTGCGATTCCTGAAGGGGCCCGGCCGTACCTATGCCGAAGATGCAGCGATCGAAGCCCTCCAGCGGGGATTTCCCCACTTGATTGATCAGGTACGAACCGGGCGGGCTGATTTTTTCAATGCGGATCAGATCACTAAGTTTGATCGCCAGGAAGCCCAGCGGGGTTGGGATATTGCCAAGGGGGCGATCGCCTCAGGGTTATATTCAGTCATTGTTTTAGATGAACTCAATCCAGTTTTAGATTTGGGACTCCTAGATATTCATGACGTGGTGAATGTTCTCCGCCGCAAACCGGAGCATTTAGAAATCATCTCCACGGGGCGCGGTACCCCCCAAAGCCTGTTGAATATTGCCGATCTCCACTCAGAAATGAAACCCCATTTCCACCCCACGGCGATAGATCGGGGCATAGAAGGGATTGAAATCTATACGGGAGATGGTAAGGGTAAATCGACCAGTGCCCTCGGCAAAGCTTTACAGGCGATCGGCAAAGGCATTAGTCGAGATCAGTCCCATCGGGTCTTAATTATGCAGTGGCTCAAAGGGGGGAAAGGCTATACAGAAGATGCAGCGATCGCCGCCCTCAAGGAAAGCTATCCCAATTTAGTGGATCACCAACGCTGTGGTCGGGATGCCATTGTTTGGCGGGGTCAACAGCAGGAACTTGACTACATTGAAGCAGAACGAGGTTGGGAAATTGCTCGGGCCGCCATTGCCTCCGGGATGTATAAAACAATTATTTTAGATGAACTCAACCCCACCGTTGATCTAGAGCTATTGCCCGTCGAGCCAATTTTGCAAACGTTTCTACGCAAACCCCGAGATACGGAAATTATTGCCACTGGTCGCTGTAAACATCCCCCGGCCTACTTTGACCTAGCCAGTATTCATTCAGAAATGATTTGTCATAAACACTATGCCGAAAAGGGA
- the ftsH3 gene encoding ATP-dependent zinc metalloprotease FtsH3: protein MNKQWRNAGLYVLLAIVVLALATAFFDRQPPTKQTWRYSQLIEEVQNHNVAKVKISPDRAQAQAQTQDGSQVLVNLPNDPELLNILSANNVDISVLPQSNDGFWFRALSSLLVPVGLLVLLFFLLRRAQSGPGNQAMNFGKSRARVQMEPQTQVTFNDVAGIDQAKLELGEVVEFLKFADRFTEIGAKIPKGVLLVGPPGTGKTLLARAVAGEAGVPFFSISGSEFVEMFVGVGASRVRDLFEQAKSNAPCIVFIDEIDAVGRQRGAGLGGGNDEREQTLNQLLTEMDGFEGNTGIIIIAATNRPDVLDSALLRPGRFDRQVVVDRPDYKGRLEILKVHARGKTLAKDVDLDKIARRSPGFTGADLSNLLNEAAILAARRNLTEISMDEINDAIDRVLAGPEKKDRMMSDRRKTLVAYHEAGHALVGALMPDYDPVQKVSIIPRGRAGGLTWFTPNEDQMDSGLYSRAYLQNQMAVALGGRIAEEIIFGEEEVTTGASNDLQQVARVARQMVTRFGMSDRLGPVALGRQNGNVFLGRDIMAERDFSEETAATIDDEVRNLVDQAYRRAKEVLVGNRHVLDKIANVLVEKETIDAEELQEILDTNEVKMAAIA, encoded by the coding sequence GTGAATAAACAATGGCGAAACGCAGGATTATACGTACTTTTAGCAATTGTGGTGCTGGCACTGGCCACGGCCTTCTTCGATCGCCAACCCCCAACGAAGCAAACCTGGCGTTATAGCCAACTGATTGAAGAAGTTCAAAATCATAATGTCGCCAAGGTCAAGATCAGCCCCGATCGGGCTCAAGCCCAGGCCCAGACCCAAGATGGTTCCCAGGTATTGGTGAATTTGCCCAATGATCCGGAACTTTTGAATATCCTCAGTGCTAATAATGTGGATATTTCCGTCTTACCCCAGAGTAATGATGGTTTTTGGTTCCGGGCATTGAGTAGTCTTTTAGTGCCGGTGGGCCTGTTGGTCTTACTCTTCTTTCTGTTGCGGCGGGCCCAGTCTGGCCCAGGCAACCAGGCCATGAATTTTGGTAAGTCGCGGGCGCGGGTGCAAATGGAACCCCAAACCCAAGTGACGTTCAATGATGTGGCCGGTATTGATCAGGCCAAACTGGAATTAGGCGAAGTGGTGGAATTCCTGAAATTTGCCGATCGCTTCACGGAAATTGGCGCAAAAATTCCTAAGGGAGTGTTATTAGTTGGGCCCCCTGGAACTGGGAAAACCCTTTTAGCCCGTGCCGTTGCTGGGGAAGCAGGGGTACCGTTCTTCTCTATTTCCGGCTCGGAATTTGTGGAAATGTTTGTCGGGGTTGGTGCATCTCGGGTGCGGGACCTGTTTGAACAGGCGAAGTCCAATGCCCCCTGTATTGTCTTTATTGATGAAATTGACGCGGTGGGTCGGCAGCGGGGTGCGGGCCTCGGCGGTGGTAATGACGAGCGGGAGCAAACCCTGAACCAACTCCTCACGGAAATGGATGGCTTTGAAGGGAATACGGGCATCATTATTATTGCAGCCACCAACCGCCCGGATGTTTTAGACTCTGCACTACTTCGTCCCGGTCGTTTCGATCGCCAAGTGGTGGTGGATCGCCCCGATTATAAGGGCCGCCTAGAAATTCTCAAAGTTCATGCCCGGGGCAAAACCCTGGCCAAGGATGTAGACCTGGATAAAATTGCCCGGCGCAGTCCTGGCTTTACGGGGGCGGATCTTTCCAATTTGCTCAATGAAGCAGCGATCCTAGCGGCGCGGCGGAATTTAACTGAAATTTCCATGGACGAAATCAATGATGCCATCGATCGCGTCCTCGCCGGCCCTGAGAAAAAAGATCGGATGATGAGCGATCGCCGTAAAACCCTAGTGGCTTACCATGAAGCGGGCCATGCCCTCGTGGGGGCCCTAATGCCGGATTATGACCCAGTGCAAAAGGTGAGTATTATTCCCCGCGGCCGGGCCGGTGGCTTGACCTGGTTTACCCCCAACGAAGATCAGATGGATTCGGGGCTATATAGTCGGGCCTATCTGCAAAATCAAATGGCCGTTGCCCTGGGTGGCCGCATTGCCGAAGAAATTATCTTTGGTGAGGAAGAAGTCACGACGGGGGCCTCCAATGACCTGCAACAAGTGGCCCGGGTGGCCCGGCAAATGGTGACTCGGTTTGGCATGAGCGATCGCCTAGGGCCTGTTGCCCTGGGTCGTCAAAATGGGAATGTGTTCCTGGGTCGCGACATTATGGCCGAGCGCGACTTTTCCGAGGAAACTGCCGCCACCATTGATGATGAAGTTCGTAATCTGGTGGATCAGGCCTACCGTCGCGCCAAGGAAGTCCTAGTGGGGAACCGCCATGTGCTGGATAAAATCGCTAACGTTCTCGTTGAAAAAGAAACCATTGATGCCGAAGAACTCCAGGAGATCCTCGATACCAATGAGGTAAAAATGGCGGCGATCGCCTAG
- a CDS encoding pentapeptide repeat-containing protein, giving the protein MLDLDGCYRLLELDVGATLAEVNQAYKDLVFIWHPDRIPKDNTRLIEKAQEKIKLINQAREHLRSHLRNRTSEPTKATAGYRRQYHHSYQSYQPRQTHSYQQTSQGSQTSQSSQGRSPDHSYTSNPYAYRSYTQPNRETTNHSASDRPRSSQSTQPPPRQTDPFHRQSPTDQNTYRSSSAYTDPSAGPRQNKGKDLTGVNLRGANLSEKDFEGRNLSHADLTGADLSDAFLHRVNLHRANLHQANLFRANLLHADLSYADLREANLVGADLSGADLRGADLRGAKVGQGNRILVKLTGAHLHGAIMPDGHVHE; this is encoded by the coding sequence ATGCTAGATTTAGACGGCTGCTACAGACTACTGGAGCTAGACGTAGGGGCAACCCTGGCGGAGGTGAATCAGGCCTATAAGGATCTGGTCTTTATTTGGCATCCCGATCGCATCCCTAAGGATAATACCCGCTTAATCGAAAAAGCCCAGGAAAAAATCAAGCTCATTAACCAAGCACGGGAGCATTTGCGATCGCATCTGCGGAATCGCACCTCTGAACCCACAAAAGCAACGGCCGGTTATCGTCGTCAATATCACCATAGCTATCAAAGTTACCAACCCCGCCAAACCCACTCCTATCAGCAAACGTCCCAAGGATCACAAACCTCCCAATCCTCCCAGGGGCGATCGCCGGATCATAGCTATACCTCTAATCCCTACGCCTATCGCAGTTATACCCAGCCCAATCGAGAAACGACAAATCATTCAGCATCCGATCGCCCCAGGTCAAGTCAATCGACTCAACCCCCACCCCGTCAAACAGATCCCTTCCATCGTCAGTCCCCAACGGATCAAAATACCTATCGCAGTTCATCCGCCTACACCGATCCTTCTGCGGGGCCCCGGCAAAATAAAGGCAAGGATCTGACGGGGGTCAACCTAAGGGGTGCAAATCTCAGTGAAAAGGATTTTGAAGGGCGCAATCTTAGTCATGCGGATTTAACAGGAGCCGACCTGAGTGATGCTTTTTTACATCGGGTCAACCTACACCGAGCTAACTTGCATCAAGCCAACTTATTTCGGGCCAACCTGCTCCATGCGGATCTCAGCTACGCCGATCTAAGAGAGGCAAATTTAGTTGGGGCTGATTTGAGTGGGGCGGATCTGCGGGGAGCGGATCTACGAGGGGCAAAGGTAGGTCAGGGCAATCGTATTTTAGTGAAGCTAACGGGGGCCCACCTGCATGGGGCGATTATGCCCGATGGCCATGTTCACGAGTAA